The proteins below come from a single Candidatus Chlamydia sanziniae genomic window:
- the sctW gene encoding type III secretion system gatekeeper subunit SctW, with protein MASSGGAGGLGSTQGVNLSEVQAAAAKSDASEVIASQEGTEISLIQQSQDMTNPAAATRIRKKEDKFQTLESRRKGEAGKAGKKSEATEEKGKQDLADTFTANNTEISAQDLRELRDSLTDDSSSEEILQSIQKKIKDPALQAIALDYLVQTIPSSRGALKDALIQARLTHTQQFSRAAIGGKNILFASQHYGEILNTSPFGLRQLYLEVTGNTHSCEQLLSLLQDRYTYDDSKIVSSFLLKGMAVDLKSEGPSIEPAKLQTMMTEIRNLQAVLASYDFFSAKVPLLLDNLKAEGARYPEDINFVKVAESYHKVINDKFPTASKLERETRSLIGEDLDAVTGILNLFFGALRQTSPRLFPSADKRQQLGTMIANALDMVNINNEDYPKATDFPKPYPWS; from the coding sequence ATGGCATCATCTGGAGGCGCTGGAGGTTTAGGAAGTACACAAGGTGTTAATCTTTCAGAAGTGCAAGCAGCCGCAGCCAAATCTGATGCATCTGAAGTTATTGCTAGCCAAGAAGGCACTGAAATAAGTCTTATCCAACAGTCTCAGGACATGACAAATCCTGCGGCAGCAACACGAATAAGGAAAAAAGAAGACAAATTTCAGACTTTAGAGTCGCGAAGAAAAGGTGAAGCTGGTAAAGCAGGAAAAAAATCGGAGGCAACAGAAGAAAAAGGAAAGCAAGATCTCGCGGATACATTCACTGCAAATAATACCGAAATTTCTGCGCAAGACTTACGAGAACTTCGCGATTCCTTAACAGATGACTCCTCATCCGAAGAAATTTTACAGTCTATTCAAAAAAAAATCAAAGATCCAGCCTTACAAGCTATAGCTTTAGACTATCTTGTACAGACAATTCCTTCTAGTCGTGGAGCTCTAAAAGATGCACTTATCCAAGCGCGACTAACACATACACAACAATTCAGCCGTGCTGCTATTGGAGGAAAGAATATTTTATTCGCATCTCAACACTATGGGGAAATATTAAATACTTCGCCTTTCGGACTACGTCAGTTATATCTTGAAGTTACTGGAAATACCCATTCATGCGAACAACTTCTTTCACTACTCCAAGATCGTTATACTTACGATGACTCCAAAATCGTGAGCTCCTTTCTACTAAAAGGAATGGCTGTAGATTTAAAATCAGAAGGACCTTCCATAGAGCCTGCAAAACTACAAACCATGATGACTGAAATACGTAATTTACAAGCAGTCCTTGCTTCTTATGATTTTTTCAGTGCTAAGGTCCCTCTTCTTCTCGATAATTTAAAAGCAGAAGGAGCTCGCTACCCTGAAGATATAAATTTTGTAAAAGTTGCTGAGTCATATCATAAGGTTATTAATGATAAATTTCCTACTGCATCGAAACTAGAACGCGAAACCCGAAGCCTCATCGGAGAGGATCTAGACGCTGTTACTGGAATCTTGAATTTATTTTTTGGAGCTCTGCGACAAACCTCCCCACGGCTTTTCCCTTCAGCGGATAAACGACAACAATTAGGGACGATGATTGCCAATGCTTTAGACATGGTCAACATCAATAATGAAGATTATCCCAAAGCAACAGACTTTCCTAAACCTTATCCATGGTCATAA
- a CDS encoding CesT family type III secretion system chaperone, with protein MQNEFEQLLEALGSLLNTTLTPDSNQACLIRFSHTNVPVQLEQGNTSGDLAVATLLGLLPDNVFRERIFKAALSVNGSPQSNIKGILGYGEISQQLYLSDILSMNYLTGEKLFQYLTLFSQHAKIWMEALETGNLPDLHVLGIYYIS; from the coding sequence ATGCAAAACGAATTTGAACAGCTTCTAGAAGCGTTAGGCTCTTTATTAAACACCACACTTACACCTGATAGCAATCAAGCCTGTTTAATTCGGTTTAGTCATACAAATGTTCCTGTGCAACTTGAACAAGGCAACACTTCCGGAGATCTCGCCGTAGCAACACTCCTTGGATTACTTCCAGACAATGTATTTCGTGAGCGTATTTTTAAAGCTGCACTCTCAGTAAACGGTTCTCCACAATCTAACATTAAAGGTATTTTAGGGTATGGCGAGATCTCCCAACAGCTTTACCTTTCCGATATCCTAAGTATGAACTATCTCACTGGAGAAAAACTCTTTCAATACCTCACGCTATTCTCGCAACACGCAAAAATTTGGATGGAGGCATTAGAAACAGGCAACCTTCCTGATTTGCATGTCTTAGGGATTTATTATATTTCGTGA
- a CDS encoding 4-alpha-glucanotransferase, translating into MNILPDINNSPTARLWQSIGISTKHGVCVPLFSLHTQESCGIGEFLDLLPFITWCKQLGFHIIQLLPLNDTGEDTSPYNSISSVALNPLFLSLRKLPHVMAVPQAHQKLQEMHKLCHLSSVNYTQVKASKWMFLKEYYQHHGYKESKENNEFLAFIERESYWLMPYGVFRAIKYHMKGAPINNWPKPLTDIHNFSYLEKQFQEEMLFFAYLQFLCYRQMNEVKAWADKHNILLQGDLPILISKDSCDVWYFRQYFSSSQSVGAPPDIYNAEGQNWHLPIYNFTNLIQDHYIWWKERLRYAENFYSLYRLDHIVGFFRFWVWDPSGNGKFIPEHPEDYIKQGKEILSTLIHASSMLPIGEDLGDVPQKVKQTLQKLGICGIRIPRWERNWRGNEEFIPLENYSPLSVTSLSTHDSDTLALWWQDAPKEAQQFAEFLGLPFTRHLSQENQKNILKLSHQSGSIFHINLFNDYLALCPDLVSKNLYHERINSPGTISKNNWVYRVRPSIEQFSTHEKLNIYIEEILPKP; encoded by the coding sequence GTGAATATTCTTCCTGATATTAATAACTCTCCAACAGCACGTCTCTGGCAATCCATAGGGATCTCTACAAAACACGGTGTGTGCGTTCCTCTATTCTCATTGCATACTCAGGAGAGTTGCGGAATCGGTGAGTTTCTAGATCTTCTCCCATTTATTACATGGTGCAAACAATTAGGATTTCACATCATTCAGCTTCTTCCCTTGAACGATACAGGAGAAGATACTAGTCCTTATAACAGCATTTCCTCAGTCGCTCTAAATCCTCTTTTTCTGTCTTTAAGAAAACTTCCTCATGTAATGGCAGTTCCTCAAGCACATCAAAAACTCCAAGAAATGCACAAGCTTTGCCATCTCTCCTCAGTGAACTATACCCAGGTGAAAGCCTCTAAATGGATGTTTTTAAAAGAATACTATCAGCATCATGGGTATAAAGAAAGTAAGGAAAACAATGAATTTCTTGCATTTATAGAGAGAGAGAGTTACTGGCTTATGCCTTACGGAGTCTTCCGTGCTATCAAATACCACATGAAGGGCGCTCCGATTAACAACTGGCCCAAACCCCTAACTGACATTCATAACTTTTCTTATTTAGAAAAACAATTTCAAGAGGAAATGTTGTTTTTTGCCTACCTACAGTTCCTCTGCTATCGACAGATGAATGAAGTCAAAGCCTGGGCGGATAAGCACAATATTCTTCTTCAAGGAGATCTTCCTATTCTTATAAGTAAAGATAGTTGTGATGTTTGGTACTTTCGTCAATATTTTTCCTCATCACAATCTGTTGGTGCCCCTCCAGATATCTATAATGCCGAAGGTCAAAACTGGCATCTTCCTATTTATAATTTCACTAATCTTATACAAGATCACTATATTTGGTGGAAAGAACGTCTCCGTTATGCGGAAAATTTCTACTCACTCTATCGTTTAGATCATATTGTGGGCTTTTTTCGCTTTTGGGTATGGGATCCTTCAGGTAATGGAAAGTTCATCCCTGAGCATCCTGAAGATTATATCAAACAAGGGAAAGAGATCCTCTCTACTTTAATCCACGCCTCTTCCATGCTCCCTATCGGAGAAGATCTTGGGGATGTTCCTCAAAAGGTAAAACAAACTCTGCAAAAGCTTGGTATCTGTGGAATCCGTATTCCCCGCTGGGAGCGCAACTGGAGAGGGAATGAAGAATTTATCCCCTTAGAAAACTACTCCCCGTTGTCAGTTACTTCCCTATCGACTCATGACTCTGATACTCTAGCCTTATGGTGGCAAGATGCTCCTAAAGAAGCTCAACAGTTCGCTGAATTCTTGGGTCTTCCTTTCACTCGCCATCTTTCCCAAGAAAATCAAAAAAATATCTTAAAACTTTCTCATCAATCCGGATCGATCTTTCATATCAACCTGTTTAATGATTATCTTGCGCTATGTCCTGATCTTGTATCAAAAAATTTATACCACGAAAGAATCAATTCTCCAGGAACTATTTCTAAAAATAATTGGGTATACCGCGTACGCCCTTCAATAGAACAGTTTTCTACTCATGAAAAACTCAATATCTACATCGAAGAAATTCTTCCTAAACCCTAG
- the rpmB gene encoding 50S ribosomal protein L28, whose product MSRKCALTGKKPRRGYSYTIRGIAKRKKGIGLKVTGKTKRRFFPNMITKRLWSTEENRFLRLKISANALRLIDKLGLEKVLIRAKNKNF is encoded by the coding sequence ATGTCTAGAAAGTGCGCACTTACAGGGAAAAAACCTCGTCGTGGTTATAGCTACACTATTCGAGGAATTGCTAAAAGAAAAAAAGGTATTGGCTTAAAGGTTACAGGAAAAACCAAAAGACGTTTCTTTCCTAATATGATCACAAAACGTCTGTGGTCCACAGAAGAAAATCGTTTCCTTAGACTTAAAATTTCTGCCAATGCTCTTCGGCTTATCGATAAACTAGGATTGGAAAAAGTTCTTATTAGAGCAAAGAACAAAAATTTCTAG